The following proteins are encoded in a genomic region of Archangium lipolyticum:
- a CDS encoding peptidase MA family metallohydrolase, with the protein MTIGVLAVCLTWLLWPESTELAESTELAESLDGGARLEEARRPAAEVASTQREPTFGASPGPARNGAPSREVVPNVPEPAAAEITDRAGRRFQVRWGESGLCGLGDARRVAQRHALLGTFIALDAAGTTVRHDPHVDPVVLREVLSVLGTVQSPSQSPIRRVFGRELDRLSPPEVYVYRDVQQMLDVSCVNRAAIGYYDGAIHLSGDPRHGIETLKQTVVHEYVHHVLIGLGVKVPMWLHEGLAMKLAGENWWVDPSLGLVAWLRDQHLPFEAMTGAFPHTADEKFALAAYYQSLAMLEFLWERQGDDGVAALVRALARGELDAKEAFSSTGVSGDALEQAWREFLARRYRERDEPMQRLHEAAARNRQ; encoded by the coding sequence GTGACGATCGGCGTGCTCGCCGTTTGCTTGACCTGGCTCCTTTGGCCGGAGTCGACGGAGTTGGCGGAGTCGACGGAGTTGGCGGAGTCGCTGGACGGCGGAGCACGCCTCGAAGAAGCACGAAGGCCCGCTGCCGAGGTCGCGTCGACGCAGCGCGAGCCGACGTTCGGAGCGAGCCCCGGGCCGGCACGAAACGGAGCTCCGTCACGCGAGGTCGTGCCCAACGTGCCCGAGCCGGCCGCCGCTGAGATCACCGACCGCGCCGGCCGTCGCTTCCAGGTGCGGTGGGGCGAGAGCGGGCTGTGCGGCCTTGGAGACGCCCGGCGCGTTGCACAACGGCATGCGCTGCTCGGGACCTTCATCGCGCTCGACGCAGCCGGCACGACGGTGCGCCATGACCCGCATGTCGACCCGGTCGTGTTGAGGGAGGTGCTGTCTGTTCTCGGCACGGTGCAATCACCCTCTCAATCACCGATACGCCGAGTCTTCGGCCGGGAGCTCGACCGTCTCTCCCCTCCAGAGGTCTACGTCTACAGGGACGTGCAGCAGATGCTGGATGTCTCGTGCGTCAATCGCGCGGCCATCGGGTACTACGACGGCGCGATCCACTTGAGCGGCGACCCCCGGCACGGCATCGAGACCCTCAAGCAGACTGTCGTCCACGAGTACGTCCACCACGTCCTCATCGGGCTCGGGGTCAAGGTGCCCATGTGGTTGCACGAGGGGCTGGCGATGAAACTCGCCGGAGAGAACTGGTGGGTCGATCCTTCTCTCGGGCTCGTGGCATGGCTCCGGGACCAGCACTTGCCCTTCGAGGCGATGACGGGTGCCTTTCCCCACACCGCCGACGAGAAGTTTGCGTTGGCGGCTTACTACCAGAGCCTCGCCATGCTCGAGTTCCTATGGGAACGGCAAGGGGACGACGGTGTCGCCGCGCTCGTGCGGGCGCTCGCGCGAGGCGAGCTGGACGCGAAGGAGGCCTTCTCCTCGACGGGGGTCTCCGGCGACGCGCTCGAGCAGGCCTGGAGGGAGTTCCTGGCTCGCCGCTACCGAGAACGCGACGAGCCGATGCAGCGGCTCCATGAAGCCGCGGCGCGAAACCGGCAGTGA
- a CDS encoding DUF1801 domain-containing protein, with protein MNPSELIDKEIAAHPDWRGQTMAEIRRIIRETVPDVTEEWKWMGTPTWSHNGILCICNAFKDMVKVTFINGAKLEDVDGVFNAELGGNKWRAIKIFQGDKVNASGLKKLLLAAVAFNAAKGTGKARPATAGGARTGKTATAKERPAKATGKTTTGARTAPKAKRAATRGARSKR; from the coding sequence ATGAACCCTTCTGAGCTCATCGACAAGGAAATCGCCGCTCACCCCGACTGGCGGGGACAGACGATGGCGGAAATCCGTCGCATCATCCGCGAGACCGTCCCCGACGTGACGGAGGAATGGAAGTGGATGGGCACGCCCACGTGGAGCCACAACGGCATCCTCTGCATCTGCAATGCCTTCAAGGACATGGTGAAGGTGACCTTCATCAACGGAGCGAAGCTGGAGGACGTGGACGGCGTCTTCAATGCCGAGCTCGGCGGCAACAAGTGGCGCGCCATCAAGATCTTCCAGGGCGACAAGGTGAACGCGAGCGGGCTGAAGAAGCTTCTCCTCGCCGCCGTCGCGTTCAATGCCGCCAAGGGAACGGGTAAGGCCAGACCAGCCACGGCCGGCGGGGCACGAACCGGGAAGACGGCCACGGCAAAGGAGAGGCCGGCCAAGGCAACAGGGAAGACGACGACGGGCGCCAGGACAGCGCCGAAGGCAAAACGCGCGGCCACCCGCGGAGCCAGGTCGAAGCGGTAG
- a CDS encoding aldehyde dehydrogenase family protein, producing the protein MERIDQIYIDGAFVTPHGDEWFNLFNPATEEVIGQVRLADAEDARRAIAAARRAFPAFSRTTRAERIAMLERMRAAVAACEDELFEALVSEYGAPVSRARWMASYSHQVIGEMIEVLERYDFERQAGAARVVMQPLGVAGMITPWNNDAGFICGKLATALAAGCTAVIKPSEMSAIQTRIVTRALHEAGLPPGVFNIVTGRGEVVGAEISASPDVAKISFTGSTVVGKTILRASAETLKRVTLELGGKSPMVVLDDADFATAVSLAVQAGFMNNGQACIAGTRILVPASRRAELESLIAREVRATKSGDPRDADTAIGPMVSAKQWERVQRYIRLGINEGARLLVGGEGRPEGMKRGWCVKPTVFTDVRNDMTIAREEIFGPVLSLITYRDEDEAVAIANDTLYGLHGYVVSGDPQRGARVAARIEAGRVLVNTLTHEPKAPFGGFKQSGIGRENGPYGLEAYLEPKAVVVAA; encoded by the coding sequence ATGGAACGCATCGACCAGATCTACATCGACGGCGCCTTCGTCACCCCGCATGGCGACGAGTGGTTCAACCTGTTCAACCCCGCCACCGAAGAGGTGATCGGCCAGGTGCGACTGGCCGATGCCGAGGACGCACGTCGTGCCATCGCCGCGGCCAGACGTGCCTTCCCGGCGTTCTCGCGCACGACCCGGGCCGAGCGCATCGCGATGCTCGAGCGCATGCGGGCGGCGGTGGCCGCGTGCGAGGACGAGCTGTTCGAGGCCCTCGTCAGCGAGTACGGCGCGCCGGTGTCGCGCGCTCGCTGGATGGCCAGCTATTCCCACCAGGTGATTGGCGAGATGATCGAGGTCCTGGAGCGGTACGATTTCGAGCGCCAGGCTGGTGCCGCACGGGTGGTGATGCAGCCGCTGGGCGTGGCCGGCATGATCACTCCCTGGAACAACGACGCCGGCTTCATCTGCGGCAAACTGGCCACCGCGCTGGCCGCTGGCTGCACCGCGGTGATCAAGCCCAGTGAGATGAGCGCGATCCAGACGCGCATCGTCACCCGGGCGCTGCACGAGGCTGGCCTGCCGCCCGGTGTGTTCAACATCGTCACCGGACGCGGTGAGGTGGTAGGCGCGGAGATCAGCGCCTCGCCGGACGTGGCCAAGATCTCTTTCACCGGCTCGACCGTGGTGGGCAAGACCATCCTTCGCGCCAGCGCGGAAACCCTGAAGCGGGTGACGCTGGAGTTGGGCGGCAAGTCACCCATGGTGGTGTTGGACGATGCCGACTTCGCCACCGCGGTGTCACTGGCGGTGCAGGCCGGGTTCATGAACAACGGTCAGGCCTGCATCGCCGGCACCCGCATCCTGGTACCGGCATCCCGGCGGGCCGAGCTCGAATCGTTGATCGCCCGCGAAGTGCGCGCGACGAAGTCCGGCGACCCGCGCGACGCCGACACCGCCATTGGCCCGATGGTGAGCGCGAAACAGTGGGAGCGCGTGCAACGCTACATCCGCCTCGGCATCAACGAAGGCGCGCGCCTGCTGGTCGGCGGCGAAGGCCGGCCCGAGGGCATGAAACGTGGCTGGTGCGTGAAGCCCACCGTGTTCACCGATGTGCGCAACGACATGACCATCGCGCGCGAGGAGATCTTCGGACCGGTGTTGTCGCTCATCACCTACCGCGACGAGGACGAGGCGGTCGCCATCGCCAACGACACGCTCTACGGCCTGCACGGCTACGTGGTCTCTGGTGACCCTCAGCGCGGCGCGCGGGTGGCCGCGCGGATCGAGGCCGGCCGCGTCCTGGTCAATACCCTCACCCACGAGCCCAAGGCCCCGTTCGGCGGCTTCAAGCAGTCCGGCATCGGCCGCGAGAACGGCCCCTATGGACTGGAGGCCTACCTGGAACCGAAGGCCGTGGTGGTGGCGGCGTAG
- a CDS encoding PQQ-dependent sugar dehydrogenase: MRERDTHGEIVRWFGTNTNVDEQRRQATALKEAVEARDIFLSVASHELKTPLTPMAIRLQGLARTLDKQADSPFVQQVRAYTESAKRQIDKLAALVNDLLDVSRISSGRFRMELEPTDLAVLARDVVTRFEPEAQRAGCRAGVHQPRRQRDQVWRRRADLGDARANVVPGERAFKIVPDCHTHLHAANELREPVQPEEVAMQSQVRRSVRAWSPMPLFAAFAVCSLVVGCSTSSAPSTPELEVVRAGAVIQDANFADSVFVNGLQGPTTMTFAPDGRLFVSEKNGSLRIVENGQLLPTPFVVLTVDDDNERGLMGIAFDPNFPHNHYLYVYYTADDGTIHNRLSRFTANGNVAVPGSELVLADFPTLDAANHNGGAVHFGLDGKLYVSVGENAVSSNSQSLNTPLGKLLRFNPDGTIPTDNPFYATATGLAKATWALGLRNPFTFAVQPGTGTLFINDVGEGGWEEINRGQAGANYGWPFTEGYFTNRPEFTQPFFAYPHGTGTAAGNCIAGGAFYNPPTSAFPGAYYGQYFFADYTNNWIRRIDPNSGANSLFATDIAGPVDLDVGPDGALYYLARGSGQVGRIAYTASLPPSIAQQPANALVSVGYPATFTVSASGEPPLTYQWQRGGVNIAGATSPSYVLNSAQLADSGARFRVVVTNGLGSTTSAEAVLTVTSNKPPVATIVTPGASATYTAATNLTFSGSASDQEDGSLPPSAMTWSIVFHHDTHTHPAMPDTTGIASGSWLIPNVGESSSNVWYRVWLTVRDSIGLTHTTYRDVYPVTVPITVHTVPFGLQVLMDGQPFTAPHNTVGVVGVIRSVGVDSPQYANGKFWAFSSWSDGGAQSHTFTTPGSSATFTATFVETSGGSCYQIQSERTDKWLTVNTAGKVVAGSTTQAGGQIFQLVPTGTRYKLKGSGSAFLAVVSNQLTMSANFSSAESFTQLPCGYGGRTRVGFQASSGSAPHWKEATPGEPIQSGDGGNGGACNAADGGAWEGFYLEPVACPGSSTGPVCGNGTVEGSEQCDDGNTSSGDGCNATCTIEAGSSAGCFRIQSERTDNWLTVDGTGKVAALSTTQTGGEVFELVTSGTQYKLRGASGAYLAVVANQLTVNATLGTAEPFTRHACGVYGGRNRYGFESSTGTARNWKEVTPGAPIQSGSGGNGGVCNATDGGSWEAFYLEPATCPGAKR; this comes from the coding sequence TTGAGGGAGCGCGACACGCATGGAGAGATCGTCCGCTGGTTCGGCACCAACACCAACGTGGATGAGCAGCGCCGCCAGGCCACCGCGCTCAAGGAGGCCGTCGAGGCGCGCGACATCTTTCTCTCGGTCGCGAGCCACGAGCTCAAGACGCCGCTCACGCCCATGGCGATCCGCCTCCAAGGGCTCGCGCGCACTCTCGACAAACAGGCCGACTCACCTTTCGTGCAACAAGTGCGCGCGTACACCGAAAGCGCGAAGCGGCAGATCGACAAGCTCGCCGCGCTGGTCAACGACTTGCTCGACGTGTCGCGGATCTCCTCCGGGCGGTTCCGGATGGAGCTGGAGCCGACAGATCTGGCGGTGCTCGCTCGGGACGTGGTGACGCGCTTCGAGCCGGAGGCGCAGCGCGCGGGGTGTCGAGCAGGTGTTCACCAACCTCGTCGACAACGCGATCAAGTATGGCGCCGGCGCGCCGATCTCGGTGACGCTCGAGCGAATGTTGTTCCCGGTGAACGCGCTTTCAAGATAGTACCGGATTGCCACACCCACCTTCACGCTGCCAACGAGCTGCGTGAGCCTGTTCAACCGGAAGAGGTAGCAATGCAATCACAGGTGCGCAGGAGTGTACGGGCATGGTCTCCCATGCCACTTTTCGCAGCGTTCGCGGTCTGCTCCCTTGTCGTAGGCTGCTCGACATCGTCGGCGCCGTCGACGCCGGAGCTCGAGGTTGTGCGCGCGGGCGCGGTCATTCAAGACGCCAATTTCGCCGACTCCGTCTTCGTCAACGGCCTCCAGGGGCCGACCACCATGACCTTCGCGCCCGACGGGCGCCTGTTCGTCTCGGAGAAGAACGGCTCGCTGCGCATCGTCGAGAACGGCCAGCTTCTGCCGACTCCGTTCGTGGTGCTCACCGTGGACGATGACAACGAGCGCGGGCTGATGGGCATCGCGTTCGATCCCAACTTCCCCCATAACCATTACCTGTATGTTTATTACACGGCAGACGACGGCACCATTCACAATCGCCTGAGCCGCTTCACCGCCAACGGCAATGTGGCGGTGCCCGGGAGCGAGCTGGTGCTCGCCGACTTTCCGACGCTCGACGCCGCCAACCACAACGGCGGCGCGGTTCACTTCGGACTCGACGGCAAGCTCTACGTCTCGGTCGGCGAAAACGCGGTCTCCTCCAACTCGCAGAGCCTGAACACGCCGCTCGGCAAGCTGCTGCGCTTCAACCCGGACGGCACCATCCCCACCGACAATCCGTTCTACGCGACCGCCACGGGGCTCGCCAAGGCGACCTGGGCGCTGGGTCTGCGCAATCCCTTCACCTTCGCCGTTCAGCCCGGCACGGGGACCCTGTTCATCAACGACGTGGGCGAAGGCGGCTGGGAGGAGATCAACCGCGGCCAGGCCGGTGCCAACTACGGCTGGCCGTTCACGGAAGGTTATTTCACGAATCGCCCGGAGTTCACGCAGCCGTTCTTCGCGTACCCGCATGGCACCGGTACGGCCGCCGGTAACTGCATTGCAGGCGGTGCCTTCTACAACCCACCGACCTCGGCGTTTCCCGGCGCATACTACGGCCAGTACTTCTTCGCGGATTACACCAACAACTGGATCAGGCGCATCGACCCCAACTCCGGCGCGAATTCGCTGTTCGCGACGGACATCGCGGGGCCTGTGGATCTCGACGTGGGGCCCGACGGCGCGCTCTACTATCTGGCGCGCGGTTCGGGCCAGGTGGGTCGCATCGCCTACACGGCGTCGCTGCCGCCGAGCATCGCTCAGCAGCCAGCGAACGCGCTGGTGTCGGTCGGCTATCCGGCGACCTTCACGGTCTCGGCGAGCGGAGAGCCGCCGCTCACCTATCAATGGCAGCGGGGCGGCGTGAACATCGCCGGTGCGACGTCGCCGAGCTACGTGCTGAACTCCGCGCAGCTCGCCGACAGTGGCGCGCGCTTCCGCGTGGTCGTGACCAACGGGCTTGGCTCGACCACCAGCGCCGAGGCGGTGCTGACGGTGACGTCCAACAAGCCGCCGGTGGCCACGATCGTGACACCGGGCGCGAGCGCGACCTACACCGCGGCCACCAACCTGACGTTCTCCGGCTCGGCCAGCGACCAGGAGGATGGCTCGCTGCCGCCGAGCGCGATGACCTGGAGCATCGTCTTCCACCACGATACCCACACGCACCCAGCCATGCCCGATACCACTGGCATCGCGAGCGGGAGCTGGCTGATCCCGAACGTCGGCGAGAGCTCGTCCAACGTCTGGTATCGCGTGTGGCTCACGGTGCGCGACTCGATCGGCCTCACCCACACGACGTATCGCGACGTCTATCCGGTCACGGTGCCGATCACGGTGCACACCGTGCCGTTCGGGCTGCAGGTGCTGATGGACGGGCAGCCGTTCACGGCGCCGCATAACACGGTCGGCGTGGTCGGCGTCATCCGCTCGGTGGGCGTCGACTCACCGCAGTACGCGAACGGAAAATTCTGGGCGTTCTCGTCGTGGTCGGACGGCGGCGCGCAATCGCATACCTTCACCACGCCTGGCAGCTCGGCCACATTTACGGCCACCTTCGTCGAGACCTCGGGCGGGAGCTGCTACCAGATTCAAAGCGAGCGCACGGACAAGTGGCTCACCGTCAACACCGCGGGCAAGGTCGTCGCCGGCAGCACGACGCAAGCCGGGGGGCAGATCTTCCAGCTCGTTCCGACCGGCACCCGGTACAAGCTCAAGGGCTCGGGCAGCGCGTTCCTGGCGGTGGTGTCAAACCAGCTCACGATGAGCGCAAACTTCTCCAGCGCGGAGTCGTTCACGCAGCTTCCCTGCGGCTATGGCGGGCGCACGCGTGTCGGCTTCCAGGCCTCGTCGGGAAGCGCGCCCCACTGGAAGGAAGCCACGCCGGGCGAGCCGATCCAGAGCGGTGACGGCGGCAATGGCGGCGCCTGCAACGCGGCCGATGGCGGCGCTTGGGAGGGCTTCTACCTCGAACCGGTGGCCTGCCCGGGGAGCAGCACCGGCCCGGTGTGCGGCAACGGCACCGTCGAGGGCAGCGAGCAGTGCGACGACGGCAACACCAGCTCGGGCGATGGCTGCAATGCGACGTGCACCATCGAGGCCGGCAGCAGCGCGGGCTGCTTCCGCATCCAGAGCGAGCGCACCGACAATTGGCTCACCGTCGACGGCACGGGCAAGGTGGCCGCCCTCAGCACGACGCAGACCGGTGGCGAGGTCTTCGAGCTCGTCACGAGCGGCACGCAATACAAGCTCCGAGGCGCGAGCGGCGCGTACCTGGCGGTGGTCGCGAACCAGCTCACCGTGAACGCCACGCTTGGCACGGCGGAGCCGTTCACGCGCCACGCCTGCGGCGTCTACGGCGGCCGCAATCGCTATGGCTTCGAATCGTCGACGGGCACCGCGCGCAACTGGAAGGAGGTCACCCCCGGCGCTCCCATCCAGAGCGGAAGTGGCGGCAACGGGGGCGTCTGCAATGCCACCGACGGTGGATCGTGGGAAGCCTTCTACCTCGAGCCCGCGACCTGCCCCGGAGCGAAGAGGTAG
- a CDS encoding DoxX family protein has translation MESTLQNPALSLKDLNRPRPKGMVIGFWIVTALFCLQMGFTAYAQLSLPQVAEAFTHLGFPAYFRVELSWAKLLGVVLLLAPVPARLKEWAYAGFAINLGSALIAHLSVGDGPEAWGFAAATGVLWGLSYFFWRRLQATPASA, from the coding sequence ATGGAATCGACCCTGCAGAACCCGGCCCTCTCGCTGAAGGACCTGAACAGGCCCCGCCCCAAAGGAATGGTGATCGGCTTCTGGATCGTCACCGCGCTCTTCTGCCTGCAGATGGGCTTCACCGCCTACGCGCAACTGAGCCTGCCACAGGTGGCGGAGGCGTTCACCCACCTCGGCTTCCCCGCCTACTTCCGGGTGGAGCTCTCGTGGGCCAAGCTCCTCGGCGTGGTGCTGCTGCTTGCACCGGTGCCGGCGCGGCTCAAGGAGTGGGCTTACGCCGGCTTCGCCATCAACCTCGGCTCTGCGCTCATCGCCCACCTCTCGGTGGGCGATGGCCCGGAGGCGTGGGGCTTCGCGGCGGCCACCGGCGTGCTCTGGGGGCTCTCATACTTCTTCTGGCGCCGCTTGCAGGCCACGCCAGCGAGCGCCTGA
- a CDS encoding SRPBCC family protein: protein MSSREQYAPGAASGAEVRRDGEKWTLVLVRDLSHPPAKVWKALTAPEHLREWAPFDSDRNLGAVGTAKLSTVGAPKPLVTETHVKRADAPKVLEFSWGEQDIRWELEPLGGGGTRLTLWHNIDRRFISMGAAGWHICLDVLDRLLADQPIGRIVGPDAMKFGGWQRLNAEYAKQFGVETPGWPSNAPKP, encoded by the coding sequence ATGAGCAGCCGTGAGCAATACGCGCCGGGTGCCGCTTCTGGCGCTGAGGTCCGAAGGGATGGAGAGAAGTGGACGCTCGTTCTCGTCCGCGACCTCTCTCATCCTCCTGCAAAGGTCTGGAAGGCGCTCACGGCCCCCGAGCATCTCCGCGAATGGGCTCCGTTCGACTCTGACCGGAACCTCGGTGCCGTTGGCACCGCGAAGCTCTCGACAGTGGGAGCGCCAAAGCCGCTCGTAACCGAGACCCACGTGAAGCGGGCTGACGCGCCCAAGGTGCTCGAATTCAGCTGGGGGGAACAGGACATCCGGTGGGAGCTGGAGCCGCTGGGAGGTGGCGGCACGCGGCTCACGCTTTGGCACAACATCGACCGTCGATTCATTTCCATGGGCGCTGCGGGCTGGCACATCTGCCTCGATGTGCTGGACCGGCTTCTCGCCGATCAGCCCATTGGACGCATCGTCGGCCCCGACGCCATGAAGTTCGGAGGCTGGCAGCGATTGAACGCCGAGTACGCAAAGCAGTTCGGCGTTGAGACCCCCGGTTGGCCGTCCAACGCCCCGAAGCCTTGA
- a CDS encoding LysR family transcriptional regulator: MHRTGLIELETVLAVARHGSFRAAARQLGMSTSAVSSAVAGLEARLHARLFHRTTRSVALTEAGRRYVQRIAPAVAEIRGANEEINSQPEAPSGTLRINTPRDAVQMIFEPLLLEYLRRHPRMNLDIVSESRMIDIVADGFDAGIRLAEAVPKDMVSVPLGADLRMVVVGSPAYFAEHGKPRTPDELTGHAAIRLRLSHGGLYRWELEHRGEALEIDLPPRLSLNDPQAARLAARAGIGLAFLSEWHIADDLANGSLVTVLDDWCPPFPGLRLYYPRHRYVPAGLKALVELIREKNIGRRAAR, translated from the coding sequence ATGCACCGCACAGGACTGATCGAACTGGAAACCGTGCTGGCCGTTGCCCGTCACGGCAGCTTCCGCGCCGCCGCCAGGCAACTGGGCATGTCCACCTCGGCGGTCAGCAGCGCGGTCGCTGGGCTGGAGGCGCGGCTGCATGCGCGCCTGTTCCACCGTACCACCCGCAGCGTGGCGTTGACCGAGGCCGGCCGACGCTACGTGCAGCGCATCGCTCCGGCGGTGGCCGAGATCCGCGGCGCCAACGAGGAAATCAACAGCCAGCCCGAGGCCCCGTCCGGCACGCTGCGAATCAACACGCCGAGGGACGCGGTGCAGATGATCTTCGAGCCACTGCTGCTCGAATACCTGCGGCGCCATCCGCGGATGAATCTGGACATCGTCAGCGAGTCGCGGATGATCGACATCGTCGCCGACGGATTCGACGCCGGCATCCGCCTGGCCGAAGCGGTGCCGAAGGACATGGTCTCCGTGCCGCTCGGCGCGGACCTGCGCATGGTTGTCGTCGGCTCACCCGCTTATTTCGCGGAACACGGCAAGCCGCGGACGCCGGACGAGCTGACCGGCCACGCGGCCATCCGCCTACGTCTGTCGCATGGAGGTCTGTATCGCTGGGAACTGGAGCACCGCGGCGAGGCACTGGAGATCGACCTACCGCCGCGACTGAGCCTCAACGATCCGCAGGCCGCACGCCTGGCCGCCCGTGCGGGTATCGGCCTGGCGTTCCTGTCCGAGTGGCACATCGCCGATGACCTGGCCAATGGCAGCCTGGTGACCGTGCTGGACGACTGGTGCCCCCCGTTTCCAGGCCTTCGCCTGTATTACCCCAGGCACCGGTACGTACCGGCGGGATTGAAGGCGCTGGTGGAGCTGATCCGCGAGAAGAACATCGGCCGCCGCGCCGCGCGCTGA
- a CDS encoding S41 family peptidase, with product MTHWQPVAPVFTGRLVVLAGGYTFSGGAELASMLRATDRGLFVGEEVGGTHGGNTSGYKWDLALPHSGMEIGIPLLAFRFVWPEPLAHHGAMPHCFVQPAVGERRVEQDAAYRLAVAALGRAWTTPSAAACPRQD from the coding sequence ATGACCCATTGGCAACCGGTCGCGCCGGTCTTCACGGGGAGGCTGGTGGTGCTGGCCGGCGGCTATACCTTTTCGGGTGGCGCCGAGCTCGCCTCGATGCTGCGCGCGACCGACCGCGGACTCTTCGTCGGCGAGGAAGTGGGGGGTACGCATGGCGGCAACACCAGCGGCTACAAATGGGACCTGGCGCTGCCCCATTCGGGAATGGAGATCGGCATCCCGTTGCTCGCCTTCCGCTTCGTCTGGCCCGAGCCCCTCGCCCATCATGGCGCGATGCCACACTGCTTCGTGCAGCCTGCGGTGGGCGAACGCCGCGTCGAGCAGGACGCGGCCTACCGGCTCGCCGTCGCCGCGCTCGGCAGGGCTTGGACGACGCCCTCGGCAGCCGCCTGCCCGCGGCAGGATTGA
- a CDS encoding pectinacetylesterase family protein, producing MRKLPLLLLLASVPLCFTACGDDEPPCDSAADPGCADAGVPISAAPEVWTWVDVAGTACGNGAQTGIGINPTNASQDLYLYMQGGGACWNEQTCFIQPSASNLSTGYQAAQFQADNTRNAPMFNRGKATNPFRSMSFVFVPYCTGDVHAGNAVQTYGSNQVHHKGAANVEAWLPRLAATFPNARRVFLAGSSAGGFGAQLNYERVAASFPRAEVHVLADSGQLVTPAGTLQSTWFTNWGVTIPAACTQCTTDFTRLPAYLADTYPASRFGLLAWDRDAVLRTFFAYPADTYSALTLQLLSSSYDGRANARYFLKRGTQHTFLGGLETHTSTTGVALNDWVTRWVEGDAAWNNVQEP from the coding sequence ATGCGCAAACTCCCTCTGCTCCTGCTCCTCGCCTCGGTTCCGCTCTGTTTCACCGCGTGCGGTGATGACGAGCCGCCCTGCGACTCCGCGGCCGACCCCGGCTGCGCCGACGCGGGCGTGCCCATCAGCGCGGCCCCGGAGGTCTGGACCTGGGTCGACGTCGCCGGCACGGCGTGTGGCAACGGCGCGCAGACCGGGATTGGCATCAATCCCACCAACGCGAGCCAGGATCTCTACCTCTACATGCAGGGGGGTGGCGCCTGCTGGAATGAGCAGACGTGCTTCATCCAACCCAGTGCGAGCAACCTGAGCACGGGGTACCAGGCCGCCCAGTTCCAGGCCGACAACACCAGGAATGCCCCCATGTTCAACCGGGGCAAGGCGACGAACCCCTTCCGGAGCATGTCCTTCGTCTTCGTTCCGTATTGCACGGGCGACGTCCACGCGGGCAACGCCGTGCAGACCTACGGGTCCAACCAGGTGCACCACAAGGGCGCCGCCAACGTGGAAGCCTGGCTCCCGCGCCTGGCGGCGACCTTCCCGAACGCGCGGCGCGTGTTCCTCGCGGGAAGCAGCGCGGGCGGATTCGGCGCACAGCTCAATTACGAGCGCGTCGCGGCCAGCTTCCCCAGGGCCGAGGTCCACGTCCTCGCGGACTCGGGGCAGCTGGTGACTCCCGCCGGGACGCTCCAGAGCACCTGGTTCACCAACTGGGGCGTGACCATCCCGGCCGCCTGCACCCAGTGCACGACGGACTTCACGCGGCTCCCCGCGTACCTGGCGGACACGTATCCGGCCTCGCGGTTCGGGCTGCTCGCCTGGGACCGGGACGCCGTGCTCCGCACCTTCTTCGCGTATCCCGCCGATACCTACTCAGCGCTGACGCTCCAGCTGCTCTCGTCGTCCTACGACGGGCGCGCCAACGCGCGGTACTTCCTGAAGCGGGGGACGCAACACACCTTCCTGGGCGGACTCGAGACCCACACCAGCACCACCGGTGTGGCGCTCAATGATTGGGTCACACGGTGGGTCGAGGGGGATGCGGCCTGGAACAACGTGCAGGAACCGTGA
- a CDS encoding ArsR/SmtB family transcription factor, with protein sequence MPLVESSFAIIAEPNRRAILSLLLSSERSVGEIERELRLSQPAVSKHLRVLREAGFVESRIEAQRRLYRLRPEPLMELDAWLVPFRRFWSKHVDALEQHLEKMEMEPSVKGKKRNEQP encoded by the coding sequence ATGCCTCTCGTGGAATCATCGTTTGCCATCATCGCGGAGCCCAATCGGCGGGCCATCTTGAGCCTGCTGCTCTCGTCTGAGCGCTCCGTTGGCGAGATCGAGCGCGAGCTTCGGCTGTCGCAGCCGGCCGTCTCCAAGCACCTGCGAGTGCTGCGAGAGGCTGGGTTCGTGGAATCACGAATCGAAGCGCAGCGGCGCCTCTATCGACTGAGACCGGAGCCGCTCATGGAGCTCGACGCATGGCTCGTTCCCTTCCGGCGCTTCTGGTCAAAGCACGTTGATGCCCTGGAGCAACACCTGGAAAAGATGGAGATGGAGCCCTCTGTGAAAGGAAAGAAAAGAAATGAGCAGCCGTGA